Within Runella rosea, the genomic segment TTTCGCAAGCGCTGATGGCGCGTATTGCGTATCCTGCCCGGGGAAAAGCCTACAACATTGCGGGAAAAATGTTCGTGAATCTTGGCATTGATTCAAATGGAAGGATAAACGTTCTTTCGTTTGACCAATCTTTGGGGCGCGATTTTGAGCAGTCCATCATCGACGCGGTAGGTCGCGTTTCGCGTTCAAAACTTAAACCCCTTGCGCTGCCTTTGACGGGGCAGCTTCATTTTACACTTCCCGTACACTTTACTCCTTAAGTATTTGGTCCTCCTTGATTTTGCTGGTAAAGACAAGATGGAAAGTTGTGTAATATTTTGATAATCAGTTGTTTAATTAATTTAGGAAGGGTTGATACAAAAGAAAGAGTACGGCGTTTTGGGGAATTTTAACACTCCAGTAAACCATTGGCCCGTCGAT encodes:
- a CDS encoding energy transducer TonB, encoding MKKSILGIVAGVSFCLSAYSQEVKSLKYSALPSDGIIAFTAHDALPASRINPDADAADISPNKTWLRQFSQALMARIAYPARGKAYNIAGKMFVNLGIDSNGRINVLSFDQSLGRDFEQSIIDAVGRVSRSKLKPLALPLTGQLHFTLPVHFTP